CTACTGTCACCATTGACATGGTAGTAGTCCGCCTTCAATGTTGTAGTTGGTGTTACATCATATTTTAAACCTACACCTACACCCCATGCTGTTTGCTCATCTGCTTTGGTACGTTTTTCAGTCACCATTGCACGTGCACCAAGCGATAGATTATCCACGATTTTATGGTTAAGTCGTGCTGTCAAAGCAGGTAAGCGCATATCTGAACTGCTATCTTTAGGGTCTTCTAAAGCATAGACAAAATTAGTATCCGCATTTAATTTTTGCGTATAACGAAGCTGTGGTGTACGTTTGACTGAACCACCGACAAAGCCAAGTGCATCAACGACTTCAGGCATAAAATCAACAGGTGCAAAGTTTGACCATGTCTGACCAATCAACCAATTTCCATAGGTTAAATAAGCATGACGAATACGTAATGTATCTAAAGACGAGCCACCTAAGAAGTCAACCTCAAGCTTACCACCTACATCCCCGACTTGGGTTGGTGTTTTAAAATCAAAACCTAAACGTGTCGCCGACAAGGTTGATTTCAGATTGTCGCTATTTTCATTAACGCCATCTAAAGCAACTGTACTGATTTGGTTATAGATTCGACTTGCTGGACCACCTTCTATTTGATATTGAAGATCCGCACGTACATTTCCATATACACTGATTTCAGCCCCACCTTTCGTCAACGCTAAACTCCCTCGTTGTGCAAGATGATCTTTCGCTGCATGTTGAGCTTTTTCTTCCTGATAGTTTTGCAGTTGTACCGCTTGCTGCTGTTGCTGTTGTGTTTGCTGATTTAACAGTTGGCGTAATTCATTAATCTCATTACGTAATTGTTCAATTTCAGGATTCACATCTTGTGCATGCGTTAGTGCAGTACTACATACGCCCATAGCCAATAGAAGCGTTTTTACTTTAAAAAATTTGTTATGAGTATTCATCCAAACCTCATTTCTTGATGATTATGGCATCATCCTTTGATGCCATGAATAAATTTATCTGATTAAATAATATAAGAAAACTTAAAATATTTTTCTTTGGTTTAATTGACAGATGACTCTATTACTGATTCATTTTTAAGCGAAGCAGAAGAACGAGTCTCTTTGCTTTGGTCTACCGATACTTTCAAATTCACCAAGAAAATTGCGAGTGCTGCGATTACCCCTGGAATTGCAATTGCTAAGAAATTCATTTGATGTGGCAATTGTAAAGTTAATAATGCCCCTGTTAATACAGGTCCTACAATTGCACCAATACGTCCAATACCTGAAGCCCATCCCATGCCTGTAGAACGAACAGCGGCTGGATAAAACTGTGCAACAAAAGTGTAAAGTAAAATTTGTGAGCCAATGGTTGCTGCACCTGCGATTGCAATCAGTGTATACAAAACCACTTGTGGGCTTTTAAATCCGAGTAAAATTAATGCGATTGCACCAACTGCAAACATAATGGTCAATACAGGTTTTAAATGGAATCGGTCTGATAATACCCCGCCACCAATGGCACCCACCATACCACCAATATTTAATGCAAATAAGAAAATCATACTTGCACCAAGCGAGTAACCTGCTTGAATCATTAATTTTGGTAGCCAACTGCCTAATGCATACACCATCAGTAAACACATAAAGAAAGCGATCCAAAACATCAATGTACTGAACGTACGCCCTTGTTGAAATAAAGCACGTAATGGCGCTTCATCGCCAACAGTGGTTTCATTCAATACAAATACGGTATCAACAGAAATCGTTTTTTCTGGTGCAATTTTTTGTACAGTTTGACGGACTTGTTCAGTTTTCCCCTTATTGGTCAAGAACATGATGGATTCAGGTAAAAACTTCCAAATTAATGGTAAAGCAACAAATGGAATAATGGCAATGTAGAACATGATTTTCCAACCATAGTCTGTCACTAACCACGCCCCCAATAATGCAGATGTCATCCCACCAATGGCATAACCACTAAACATCACAGCCACCAATGTACTGCGAATCTTTTTGGGTGCATATTCGGTCATGAGTGCCACAACGTTTGGCATGACCCCACCAATGCCTAAGCCTGCAAGGAAACGTAAAATACCAAATTCAATTGGGTTGGAAGCAAATGCACCTAAAAAAGTAAACCCACTAAAAATTGCAACGCAAATCATGATGGTTTTTTTACGACCAAGTTTGTCTGACAAAGTTCCAAAGCACATTGCACCGAACATCATGCCAAATAAGGCGGTACTTGCGAGCATACCTGCTTGTACAGCAGATAACCCCCACTCTTGCATCAATAAAGGTAATGCAACGCCATAAATAACTAAATCGTAACCATCAAAAATAATAATCAGTAAACACCAAATTAATACATTCCAATGAAATGGGGTGAACTTCGCTTCATCCACAATTGTATTTATATTTAAATTCGCCATACACTTTGCGCCTCCTGCGCGTGAACGGTAGAAAATTTATCAAACAATGAATTAAAGTGTTTTTAATGTCCAAAACCGATTACGCATAAATCTATACCTAAAAAGTAGGCTTTATTTTTATTCATTAAATAACAATAACTTATATCAAAAAAATGTTTTTTAAGCCTTTATATAAAATCATGAACGGTTTTAACAACACTTTTTTATTTTGTTTAAAAAAAATCATAGAAAGAGAATTTAAATGGTATTTTTTCGCAATTTTTCTAAATCATTTTTATTTTAATTCTTGTTATATGATTTTTTAATCTTTAAATAACTCATTTTATTATCTTCTACTTTTTTGTAATATTTTTTATAAATATAATCATATTGAATCGATTTTCTAATCAGTTCATCATTATATTGCGACAAAGGTCTATAATAACTGGTGAAATATTATTCTACTTCAAACTTAATATGTACTAAAAATAAACAATAATAAAAAACAAGTGCTCATTATCTTTCAATAAAAAGCACATATGTTTAATTTTCAAGCAAAAAATGATTTTGCTTTAGAGCACACGGCGCTCATAGCCGATATGTTCGAGGTCATATACTTGATAAACACAGTCAAATAATGAGTGAATATCATTGTTTTCATCCATATTACGCATTGCCATAAAAATTGGGCTCACCGCTGCATCATCTAATAAAGGTATAAAGTGCAAATGTGATAAATGAATATTTTGGGCGCTACTTGGGACAATTGAGATTCCTTCAGCAGCAGCCACAAAACCCAGTGCGAGTTGCAGTTCTCGTACTTCACGAACATTTTTTAGATCTAAACCATATTCAGAAAATAAATGACGTACTTGAGTGGAAAAATTAGGTTTATGATGATTTGGATATAATAAAATATGTTGATCTAACAAATCTGCCAAATAAACGCCTTCTTTATATTGACGTACTAAAGGGCTACTCGCATGTACAGCTACCATGAGGGGTTCCTCACGTAACAACACGCGTTTGACCGCAGAATCAGAAATACGTAAACGCCCAAAACCCACATCGATACGCCCTTCTTTTAATGCCTCAATTTGATCTGTTGTGGTCATTTCGACCATCTCAATTTTAACATCTCGATTTTGCTGTTTGAATAAATAGACAATATTTGATAACAAGCCGAACAATAATGAACCTACAAAACCAATATTTAAGGTCCGATCTGCCAAACCTACCCGCTTGGTCATAGACTTTACTTCTTCAGCATTAGACAAAAGTTTAACAGCGTGTTGGTAGAAAAATTGACCTGCTTCTGTTGTTTTTAATGGTCTGCTTCCTCTGATAAATAGTTGAACATCCAGCTCATTTTCCAAATTTTGAATCTGCCGACTCAATGGCGGCTGTGCAATGAATAATTTTTCAGCAGCTTTGGTGAAACTTTGCTCTTCCACCACTGCAACAAAATAACGAAGATGTCTAAGTTCCATGACAACGAATACCTTTAAAGTATAAAAAAATACGTAATTGATCTTCGACAAGACCTAATTTATTCATTTAAGGTATATAGCATGAAGTAAATTAGCAACAAAGTGAAGTTTTTTTAAACTGATTTTTTCAGATCTAAAAATCTAAATGTAATTGCGATCACATTTGGGCCAGCCTGTTAGCCAGCTACAAAAAGGAATGCTTGTCGCTCAGGATGACCTCATACTCTAGGAGAATAGTATGAATCGTCAAGAAATTAATGAACTTGTTAAAAAAATGAATGTTGACACTGCTACAGGTGATGTTGACGCTCGTGTACAACAAGTTGTTGTTCGTCTTGTCAGTGACTTATTCCAAGCCATCGAAGACCTTGATTTATCTGCAACTGAAGTTTGGAAAGGACTTGAGTATTTTACCGATGCAGGTAAAGCCAATGAACTTGGTCTTTTAGCAGCAGGTTTAGGTCTAGAACATTATTTAGATTTACGTGCCGATGAAGCCGATGCCAAAGCTGGAGTCTTAGGCGGAACACCACGTACCATTGAAGGTCCACTCTATGTCGCTGGTGCACCTGAATCTGTTGGTTTTGCCCGTATGGATGACGGCACAGAAACCGATAAAATCCCAACCTTGTTCATTGAAGGGACAGTGACGGATACTGATGGTAATATCATTGAAGGCGCTAAAGTTGAAATTTGGCATGCCAACAGCTTAGGCAACTATTCATTCTTTGATAAATCACAGTCTGATTTTAACTTACGTCGCACGATTATTTCGGATCAAGATGGTCACTATACAGCGCAAACCACCCTGCCTGTTGGCTATGGTTGCCCACCTGAAGGCACTACACAATTTGTATTGGACAAATTAGGTCGCCATGGTAACCGTCCTTCACATGTGCATTATTTTGTTTCTGCACCAGGTTATCGCAAACTCACCACTCAATTTAATATCGAAGGTGATCAGTACCTGTGGGATGACTTTGCATTTGCAACACGTGACGGTTTAGTCGCAACAGCAATCGACATCACTGACGAAGCTGAAATCGCACGCCGTGGTTTAAACAAAGCGTTCAAACACATTACATTCAATATTCAGTTAGTCAAAGAACAAGTTCAAGCACCATCAACTGAAGTTGATCGTCGTCGAGCTTCTGCATAATTTCCCTTTTATTTAAAAATACTTTTGGAACCGAAATATATTTAAAAACATATTTCGGTGACTTGCCCACATTTGGACAGTCGGAGAACGGACATGCCACGTATTCCTGTGATTAATACCAGCCATCTTGATCGTATTGATGAGCTTCTTGTAGATGATTATGAAACAGGTGAATTTAAACTTCATCGTTCAGTATTTACAGACCAAGCCCTTTTTGACCTAGAAATGAAATACATTTTCGAAGGAAATTGGGTGTATTTGGCACATGAAAGCCAAATTCCAAAAAACAATGACTACTATACAACTTATATTGGTCGTCAACCGATTCTGATCGCACGTAACCGTAATGGTGAATTGAACGCAATGATTAATGCGTGTTCACACCGTGGTGCTCAGCTTTGCCGTAATAAACGTGGAAATAAAGCCACTTATACTTGCCCTTTCCATGGCTGGACATTTAATAACTCAGGTAAATTACTTAAAGTTAAAGATCCAGCCGATGCAGGTTATTCAGATTGCTTTAACCAAGAAGGCTCTCATGATCTGAAAAAAGTTGCGCGTTTTGAAAATTATAAAGGTTTCTTGTTCGGTAGCTTAAACCCAGATGTTCCATCATTAGAAGAATTTTTGGGTGAAACCACAAAAATCATTGACATGATTGTTGATCAATCTGAACAAGGTTTAGAAGTTTTACGTGGTGCATCAACCTATACCTATGAAGGTAACTGGAAACTCACTGCTGAAAATGGTGCAGATGGTTATCACGTGTCTGCGGTACATTGGAACTATGCAGCAACAACGCAACAACGTAAAGAAAAACAACAAGAGCTTGATAATGTTCGTGCAATGAGCGCAGGTTCTTGGGGTAAACAAGGCGGTGGTTCTTACGGTTTTGATCACGGTCATATGTTACTTTGGACACAATGGGCAAATCCAGAGGACCGTCCAAACTTCCCGAAGGCTGAAGAATATACCGCAAAATATGGCGCGGCGATGTCTAAATGGATGATCGAGCGTTCACGTAACTTATGTTTATATCCTAACGTATATTTGATGGATCAATTCGGTTCACAAATCCGCGTACTCCGCCCTATTTCTGTCAATAAAACTGAAGTCACGATTTACTGTATCGCGCCTGTTGGTGAAGCAACTGAAGCACGTGCTCGTCGTATTCGCCAATACGAAGACTT
The DNA window shown above is from Acinetobacter piscicola and carries:
- a CDS encoding DcaP family trimeric outer membrane transporter — protein: MNTHNKFFKVKTLLLAMGVCSTALTHAQDVNPEIEQLRNEINELRQLLNQQTQQQQQQAVQLQNYQEEKAQHAAKDHLAQRGSLALTKGGAEISVYGNVRADLQYQIEGGPASRIYNQISTVALDGVNENSDNLKSTLSATRLGFDFKTPTQVGDVGGKLEVDFLGGSSLDTLRIRHAYLTYGNWLIGQTWSNFAPVDFMPEVVDALGFVGGSVKRTPQLRYTQKLNADTNFVYALEDPKDSSSDMRLPALTARLNHKIVDNLSLGARAMVTEKRTKADEQTAWGVGVGLKYDVTPTTTLKADYYHVNGDSSFVSWTNQGFVTDANNQILETNEFDSITLGITQQFNEKLRGTLAYGYMKADKNDRYINALADKTKANKDLWQAWGNVFYSPVKPLSFGVEYVYGEREAFGAAPNGSKTGEDNRVNAVAMYNF
- a CDS encoding MFS transporter — protein: MANLNINTIVDEAKFTPFHWNVLIWCLLIIIFDGYDLVIYGVALPLLMQEWGLSAVQAGMLASTALFGMMFGAMCFGTLSDKLGRKKTIMICVAIFSGFTFLGAFASNPIEFGILRFLAGLGIGGVMPNVVALMTEYAPKKIRSTLVAVMFSGYAIGGMTSALLGAWLVTDYGWKIMFYIAIIPFVALPLIWKFLPESIMFLTNKGKTEQVRQTVQKIAPEKTISVDTVFVLNETTVGDEAPLRALFQQGRTFSTLMFWIAFFMCLLMVYALGSWLPKLMIQAGYSLGASMIFLFALNIGGMVGAIGGGVLSDRFHLKPVLTIMFAVGAIALILLGFKSPQVVLYTLIAIAGAATIGSQILLYTFVAQFYPAAVRSTGMGWASGIGRIGAIVGPVLTGALLTLQLPHQMNFLAIAIPGVIAALAIFLVNLKVSVDQSKETRSSASLKNESVIESSVN
- a CDS encoding LysR family transcriptional regulator, producing the protein MELRHLRYFVAVVEEQSFTKAAEKLFIAQPPLSRQIQNLENELDVQLFIRGSRPLKTTEAGQFFYQHAVKLLSNAEEVKSMTKRVGLADRTLNIGFVGSLLFGLLSNIVYLFKQQNRDVKIEMVEMTTTDQIEALKEGRIDVGFGRLRISDSAVKRVLLREEPLMVAVHASSPLVRQYKEGVYLADLLDQHILLYPNHHKPNFSTQVRHLFSEYGLDLKNVREVRELQLALGFVAAAEGISIVPSSAQNIHLSHLHFIPLLDDAAVSPIFMAMRNMDENNDIHSLFDCVYQVYDLEHIGYERRVL
- the catA gene encoding catechol 1,2-dioxygenase, with translation MNRQEINELVKKMNVDTATGDVDARVQQVVVRLVSDLFQAIEDLDLSATEVWKGLEYFTDAGKANELGLLAAGLGLEHYLDLRADEADAKAGVLGGTPRTIEGPLYVAGAPESVGFARMDDGTETDKIPTLFIEGTVTDTDGNIIEGAKVEIWHANSLGNYSFFDKSQSDFNLRRTIISDQDGHYTAQTTLPVGYGCPPEGTTQFVLDKLGRHGNRPSHVHYFVSAPGYRKLTTQFNIEGDQYLWDDFAFATRDGLVATAIDITDEAEIARRGLNKAFKHITFNIQLVKEQVQAPSTEVDRRRASA
- the benA gene encoding benzoate 1,2-dioxygenase large subunit translates to MPRIPVINTSHLDRIDELLVDDYETGEFKLHRSVFTDQALFDLEMKYIFEGNWVYLAHESQIPKNNDYYTTYIGRQPILIARNRNGELNAMINACSHRGAQLCRNKRGNKATYTCPFHGWTFNNSGKLLKVKDPADAGYSDCFNQEGSHDLKKVARFENYKGFLFGSLNPDVPSLEEFLGETTKIIDMIVDQSEQGLEVLRGASTYTYEGNWKLTAENGADGYHVSAVHWNYAATTQQRKEKQQELDNVRAMSAGSWGKQGGGSYGFDHGHMLLWTQWANPEDRPNFPKAEEYTAKYGAAMSKWMIERSRNLCLYPNVYLMDQFGSQIRVLRPISVNKTEVTIYCIAPVGEATEARARRIRQYEDFFNASGMATPDDLEEFRACQAGYAGIELEWNDMCRGSKHWIQGPDDAANEIGLKPALSCIKTEDEGLYLAQHQYWLKTMKHAIAAEKELAELETSAQGENA